DNA from Diaphorobacter limosus:
GCCTGGATGACGAAGCTGCTGGGCGCCGAACCCGATGGCGGCCTGGTGGACGTGTACCGCCGCCTGCAGCCCGAGACCACCGACGCCTGCTACACATGGTGGAGCAACCGCGGCCAGGCCTATGCGAACAATGTGGGGTGGCGGCTGGACTACCACCTGGCCACGCCGCAGCTTGCCGAACTGGCGCGCAGCGAGGCGATCTACAAGGGCGAGAAATTCAGCGACCATGCGCCGATCACCGTCGGCTACGACCTGGTCTTGTGACGCATCGAGCCGGCGCGCGGCTCAGCCCCGGGCCAGCAGCTGCTGCACCACCGGGTGCTTGACGCGGCGCTCGGTGCTGATGGCGTAGTAGTGGTCTTCCACCCCCTCGCAGGGGCCGAGCAGCCGGGCCTGGTGGCGCTGCAGCAAATCGTCCTGCACCGACAGCGCGGCCGGGAACACCCCCAGGCCGCTGCCGCCAAAGGTCTCCAGCAGGGCGCTGTCTTCAAACTCGCCGACCACGCGCGGGCGCAGCCGGTGCTGGATCAGCCACTGGTCGAGCGGGCGGCGCACCGTGGAATGGGTGGTGGGCAGCAGCACCGGCACCCGGTTGAGCGAGGCCGGAAACCCGTCCTGCGCCTGCTCCCACCAGTACGGCGCCGCGTACCAGCCCATGGCCGATGCACCCAGGGGGTGGTTGTGCACCTTCAGGTGCGGGTTGAAGGGCGCCGGGTGGTCGGACAGCACCACGTCCATCCGGTGCAGCGCCAGGTCGGCCAGCAGGTCCGCCATCTCGCCCTCGTGACACACCAGCCGCAGGCCGGGCGTGGCCAGCACCGGCTGCAGCAGGCGCTGCACCACCAGCTTGGGCAGGCCGTCGGCAATCCCCACCGTCAGGCGCACGGCCTGCACCTGGGCTGCGCCGCGCACCAGCTCCGGCAGCGATTCACCGAGCTGGAAGATCTGCTCGGCCTGCTGCAGCGCCACCACCCCGGCCTCGGTCAGTGCCAGGCCACGGCCGGCGGGCTTGAGCAGCTGGCAGCCCAGATCACGCTCCAACTCGCGCACCTGGGCGCTCACCGTCTGGATGGCCATGTCCAGGCGCGTGGCGGCGCGCGACATGCCGCCCTCCTTGGCGACCACCCAGAAGTAGTACAGATGGCGGTAGTTGAAGGCCAGGCTCATATTCAGTTTTTACAGGATTTTCAATCACTGATTGTCTGCTTTTTCGCAAGGTATCAACACCCTATTCTGGCGCCCTTCTCCGTTACCCGGGATTCACCATGAACCGACCTCTTGCTCTCTCAACACCCAGCGCCAGCACCGGCTGGGGCGCCAGCATTGCCCGGCACCGGGTGCTGCGCAACACCTATGCCCTGCTGTCCATGACGCTGCTGTTCAGCGCGGCCATTGCGGGGCTGGCGGTGGCGCTGCAGGCGCCGCCGGCCGGCCTGGTCATCACCCTGGTCGGCTACTTTGGCCTGCTGTTTCTCGTGCACAAGCTGCAGCACAGCGGCTGGGCGATTCCCGTGGTGTTCGCCCTGACGGGCTTCATGGGCTACACCCTGGGCCCGGTGCTGGCCAAACATCTGGCGCTGCCCGGCGGCGCGCAGACGATTGCGCTGGCCCTGGGCGCGACGGGCGCGACCTTTCTGGCCCTGTCGGCCTGGGTGCTGGCCTCGCGGCGCGACTTCAGCTTCATGGGCGGCTTTCTCTTCGCCGGCATGGTGATTGCCCTGCTGGCCGGCCTGGGCGCCGTGTTTCTGCAGCTGCCGGCGCTGTCGCTGGCCGTCTCGGCCATGGTGGCACTGCTGTCGGCCGGCATGATTTTGTTCGAGACCAGCCGCATCGTGAACGGCGGCGAGACCAACTACGTGCTGGCCACGGTGGGCCTGTTCGTGTCGCTGTTCAACCTGTTCACCAGCCTGCTGAGCCTGTTCGGCTTTGGCAGCAACGACTGATCACAAGGAAAAGCCTATGAAATGCCCCCAGTGCAACGACGTCACCCTGGTCATGGCCGAGCGCCAGGGCGTGGAGATCGACTACTGCACGCAATGCCGTGGCGTCTGGCTGGACCGTGGCGAGCTGGACAAGCTGATCGAGCGCAGCGCCCACGCCAGCCCGGCAGCGGCGCCGCAGCCAGCCTACCAGCGCCCCACGCACCGGCCCGACTTCGAGGACTCGGACTTTCGCCACCACGGCTCGCACGGCCAGCAGCGCAAGCACAAGTCCTGGCTCAGCGAGATCTTCGATTAAGCCGCCTCTCCCCCACCCTTGCCATTCTTCTCAGGAAAACTCCATGAACGCTTCTTTTCGCTCCACCGCTACCGTGATCGCCCTGACCGCAGCCGCCCTGGCCGCCCCCTCGCTGGCCCATGCCAAGCGCCTGGGCGGCGGCAAGCCGATGCAGCGCAGCAGCCTGGCCAAGACCGCACCCGCCCCGGCGGCGCCGGTTGCCCCCAAGGCCAGCCCGGCGCCCACGGCACCCGCAACCCCGGCAGCAGCAGCACCCGCAGCGCCAGCTGCCGCCCCGACCGCCCGCGGCCCCGGCCTGATGGGCACCATGGGCGCGGCCGCCGTGGGCGCCGTGGCCGGCACCATGGCCGGCAATGCGCTGGCCGGCGCCCTGCCTTCGGACAAGGACGCCAAGGCCAAGGAGGCCGAAGCCCAGGCACAGGCGGCAGAGAAGGAGGCCCAGGAGCTGCAGCGCAAGGCCGATGAAGCCAAAGCAAAGGCCGAAGCGGCCCGTGCGGCCGCCAAATAAGCGCCAACAGCTATATTTATTATAGCGTGTCGAGGCGCCATCCCGAGCCGATGGCGCCCGGCCGGCTCACAACCCACCCTCGCGCAGCAGCTCGGCCTCGGCGCGCTCGGCCATGTGCACCAGCTTGCGGGCCATGCTCCAGCGGTGCACCTCGCTCGGGCCGTCGTAGATGCGAAAGGCGCGCATGTCGGTAAAGATGCGCATCACCGGCGTCTCGCCGGTCACGCCCTGGCCGCCCAGGATCTGCACGCTGCGGTCCACCACGCGCCACTCGGCCTCGGAGCACACGACCTTGGCGCGGCTGGATTCAAAGTTGCATTTCTCGCCCTGATCCAGCAGCCAGGCCGTGTGCCAGATATGCAGGCGCGCGGTGTGCAGATCCATGTCGTTGTCGGCCAGCATGAAGCCCACCCCCTCGTGCTCGGCCAGCGGCCGGCCGAAGGCCTGGCGCCGGCGCGCGTAGGCCAGGGCCTGGTCGTGCGCACGCCGGGCCTGGCCCAGCCAGCGCATGCAGTGCGTCAGGCGCGCGGGGGCCAGGCGCACCTGGGCGTAGCGAAAGCCCTGGCCGACCTCGCCCAGCACATCCGTTGCCGGCACACGCAGATCGTCAAAGCGCAGCACGCCGTGGCCGCCGGCAAAGCAGCTGTCCATGGCGTCCATGTTGCGCTCCAGGGTGATGCCGGGCCGGTCCATGTCGGACAAAAACATGGTCGCCGAGCCGTCCTCCATGCGCGCCATGATGATGGCGTAGTGCGCGCCCTCGGCGCCGGTGATGAACCACTTGCGGCCGTTGATGACGTAGTCGTCGCCGTCGCGCCGTGCCGTGGTCGCCAGCATCGACGGATCAGCCCCGGCGCCGGGCGCGGGCTCGGTCATGGCAAAGCAGGAGCGTGTCGCGCCTGCCACCTGCGGGCGCAGCCAGCGCTCTTTTTGCACGGGCGTCGCCACCGCCTCCATCAAATGGATGTTGCCCTCGTCGGGTGCGTGGATGTTGAGCGCCGTCGGGCCGAGCCAGGAGTAGCCGGCCTCCTCGAACACTACGGCCTTTTCCACATGGCTCAGGCCCAGGCCGCCCATCTCGGGCGACGCGTGCGGCGTGAGCAGCCCCGCCGCCCTGCCGCGCGCCACCAGCTCGTTGCGCAGCGCCTCGCTGGGGCCGTGGTGCGACTGGCGCTCGTCGTTTTCCAGCGGAATCACCTGTTCGGCGACGAATTGTCTGGTTTTGTCGCGCAATGCGCGCAGTTCGGGGGGCAAAGAGAAATTCATGCGCTACCTCGTGATAAGGCCCGGCAGGGTGACCGGCATAGGAAGCTTTCTACCGCACTCCGCCGCCACCGAATTTCAGTGACGCGCCGCCCGGTGCAAGGGCAAGCCAGGCACCCCCAGCGTGGCGCGCAGGATGCGCCCATGCGTGGAGTCGGTCACGTAGATCTGATCCCGGTCCGCGCCGCCGAAGGCCAGGTTGGTGATGGAGCTGCCCGGCAGACCGCGCATCACCTGCACCGGCTCCGCGCGGTCGTTGAGCACCCAGACATAGCCCAGGCCCGGATTGGCGACGAGCAGGCGGCCCTCGGCGTCCACGGCCAGGCCGTCGGGGCCGCTGGGGCCGTAGGAGGTGAAGAACTGGCCCACCTTGGCCACGCTGCCGTCGGGCAGCAGCGGCACGCGCCATACGCAGTTGCCGCGCGTCACGGCCAGGTACAGCACGCGCTCGTCGGGCGACAGCGCCACGCCATTGGGACTGGGCACGTTGGTGAGCAACAGGTCGAGCTGGCCGTTGGTGCGCAGGCGGTACAGGCGCCCGCTGGGGTCGTGCAGCCCGGTCTGCCCCTGGTCGGTGAAGTACAGGTTGCCCTGGCTGTCGAACACCAGGTCGTTCACGCCCTTGAAGCGTTCGCTGTTGCGCCGCTCCAGAAAAGGGCTGACCTGGCCGCTGGCCAGATCCAGGCGCATCAGGCCGTTCTTGTAGTCGGTGATGAGCAGCGTGCCGGCATCGAGGAACTTCATGCCGTTGGGCTCGCCGTCGTATTCGGCCGCCAGCGTCCAGGCGCCCTGCGGGTCGATGCGGAAAACGCGGCCCCAGGGGATGTCGGTCACGTAGAGGTTGCCGTCATCGCCCCACACCGGGCCTTCGAGGAAGGAGTCCGTCACCACGCCGCCGCGGTTGGCATCGGCCCAGTCGCTGCGCTCGCGGCGGCGCAGCGGCTCGGGCATGGAGGTGAACGGCTCCAATTCACACACCTGGGGGGATTGCAGCAGAAACATGAAAAATTCCTTTCAAAAGCCGTAGAGCCGCGCCGGGTTGTCCACGAGGATGCGGTCCATGGCCGCGTCCGACCCGGCCCAGGCCCGCAGCAGGTCCACCAGGTCGGCATCGTTCACCGTGCCCGGCGTCGCGGTGGTGTGCGGCCAGTCGCTGCCCCACACCAGACGCTCGGGCGCGGCCCGCACCAGCGCCTGAGCCAGCACCAGCGTATCCGCATATGCGGGCGCGGTCGAGCGCATGTACGCGCCCGAGAGCTTGACCCAGGTGTTACCGCCGTCCAGCAGCCGGCGCAGCGCGCCGTAGCCGTCGGCGGACGGCCCCCCGTCCGGATCGATGCGGCCCAGGTGGTCGATCACCAGCGGCACGGGCAGCGCGGCCAGCACGCTTTCCAGGGCCACGATCTGCTCCGGGTGCATGAAGACCTGGATGTGCCAGAGCGGCAGGCGCGCGGCCTTGCGCGCCAGCGTGGCCAGCATCTGCGGCGTGGTCTCGCCCCAGGATTGCGGCGTGACGAAGTTCACGCGCAGCCCGCGCACGCGGCGCGCGTGCAGGCGGTCGAGTTCGGCATCGCCCACGTCCTGCGCCACCACGGCCACGCCGCGCGCGCCGTCGCCCAGCTGGTCCAGCGCATCGAGCGTGCAGGCGTTGTCGGTGCCGTAGGTAGAAGGCGTGACGACCACCGTGCGCTGCGTGCCCAGTCGCTGCTGCAGCCGCCGGTAGGCGGCCACGGGCGCGTCTGGCGGCGTTCGCTTCCAGTGCGGCGACGGTGCGAAACGCGGATCGAAGATGTGCATGTGGCTGTCGCAGGCCAACGGCGGCAGCGGGCGCGCGGGCCGGTTCAGGCCCACGGAATGCGGCACGGTGTGCGCAGTCATTGCTTGTCGATGCCGACCTTGGCCGCCACGGCCTCCCACAGCTGAGCATCGCTCTTGAGCCTGTCGGCGAACGCCTGGCCGCTCACCACGCCGGGCACCGCGCCCAGGTCGTTGGCGAACGACTGCACGTCGGCGCTGGCCATGGCCTTGGCGATGTTCTTGCGCAGCGTCTCCAGCACCGCCTCGGGCGTGCCCTTGGGCGCCCACAGGCCAGTAAAGTTGACGACCTTGTAGTCGGGCGCACCCGCCTGCGCGAAGGTGGGCACGTCGGGCAGCGCCTTCAGGCGCTGCTCGCCGCTCACCGCCAGCAGGCGCACCTTGCCGCCGCGCACCTGGCCCATGACGCCGGGGGTGGAGGCGATCTGGAAGTCGATGGTGCCGCTCAGCAGCGCCAGCGTGGCCTCGCCCGCGCCCTTGAACGGCACATGGGTGGCCCTCAGGCCGCTGACGCCTTCCAGCGCCACGGTGGCGAAGTGCGGCATGGTGCCCGCGCCGCCGGTGCCGTAGTTCAGCTTGCCTGTGTGGGCCTGCGAATACGCCACCATGTCGCCCAGCGTCTTGAACGGCGAGTTGGCGGCCACCACCACTGTCGTGGGCGCGAAGTTGAAGCCGGCCACGGGCACCAGGTCGTGCGCGTAATCCCACGGCAGCTTCTTGAAGACCTGCGGCAGGATGGAGTACGTGGTGTCGTTCGCCATCAGCGTGTAGCCGTCGCCGGGCGCGCGCGCCACCTGCGTGGCGCCAATGGTGCCGGTGGCGCCGGCCTTGTTCTCGACGAAGAAACTCTGGCCGGTCTGCTCGGTCAGCTTTTGCGCGATGCGGCGCGTCACCTGGTCCACGGCGCCGCCGGGTGGGTAGGGCACGACGATCTTGACGGGCTTGTCCGGGTAGGCCGTTTGCGCCTGCACGCCAGCGGCGGCGCAGGCCAGCGCCAGGGCGGCGCACAGAGGGAAGTTCATACGGTTCATGGGTGTTGTCTCCTTGTGGGGCTCATTCGGCCTTCAGGTTCAGATCCCTGGCGATCTGCATATAGGTGGCGACTTCGCGCTCGACCTGCTGCGCGAACGCCAGGCCGCAGGTGGAGTCGGCATCCAGCCCCAGGCCGCGCAGCTTCTCGGCGGCGGCGGTGCTGGCGGCGAAGTCGCCCGCCGCCTTCTCCAGTTGCTGCGCGATGGGCTGGGGCAGCCCGGCCGGGGCCAGCACGCCGTACCAGGCGTCGGCCGAATAGTTGCCGCCGCCCGCTTCGGCGAAGGTGGGCACGCCGGGCAGCAGCGGCGAGCGCTTGGGCGACGCCACGGCCAGGGCCGCGAGCTTGCCCGCTCGCAGTTGCGGCAGCACCGAGCCCAGCGTGGCGAAGGAGCTGTCGAGCTGGCCGCCCATCAGGTCCGTGACCACGGGCGCGGCGCCCTTGTACGGCACGTGGTTCAGCTGCAGGCCGTTGGCACGGGCAAACATCTCGGTGGCGAAGTGCCCCGAGCTGCCCACGCCCGCCGTGCCCGCGGTGGTGCGGCGGGGCTCCTTACGCGCGCGGGCCATGTAGTCGGCCAGCGATTTCACCGGCATGCCCGGCCCCACCACCAACACCGTCGGGCTGGTAGCGACGGTGCACAGCGGCTGGAAGGACTTCACCGCGTCGAACTTCACCCTGGTGCCGTAGAGCGCGGGAATCATGGTGTGGTTGGTGGCGCCGAACAGCAGCGTGTAGCCGTCGGCCGGCGCGCTGGCCACGGCCTGCGCGGCCAGGATCGTGTTGGCGCCGGGCTTGTTCTCCACCACGAAGGGCTGGCCCAGCGCGCGGGCTGCATGGTCGGCAAAGGCGCGGGCCACCACGTCGGTGGGGCCGCCGGCGGCGAAGCCCACCACCAGCTTCACGGGCTTGGAGGGGTAGCCCGCCTGCGCGAAGCAGGCGCCGGATGCTACCAATAAAATAGCTGTAAGCGCTTTTTCAGCAAGCGCCAGAAGCCGATTTTGCTTCAGCATTTTGAGTCTCCTTGCAGTCAATCCATGCGGGGGCGCGGGCGCGGAGGCCGCACCAACGCGCCTACTCCTTCTTGATGCCTGCGGCCTTGATGGTCTCGGCCCACCGCGCGGACTCCGCCGCGAGGCGCTTGCGGAACTCATCCGGCTGCGAGCCCACGATCTCTGAGCCCAGCGCGTCGAAGCGGGCCTTGACCTCGGGCATGGCCAGCACTTCGCGCACCGCGGTGTTGAGCCGCGTCACGATCTCAGCGGGCGTGGTGCTGGGCACGAACATGCCGTTCCACTCGTAGACCTCGTAGTTCTTCACACCGGCTTCGCTGATGGTGGGAACGTTGGGGAACAAGGGGTTGCGCTTGGCCGAGGTGATGGCCAGGGGCTTGAGCGCCCCGCCCTTGATGTGGCTGCTGAGCGCCGGCAGGTTGAAGAAACCCATGTCCACTTCACCCGCAAGAATCGCCTGCAGCGCCAGTCCGCCAGCGCGATACGGCACGTGCAGCATCTTGATGCCCACGCCTTGGTTGAACAGCTCGGCGCCCATGTACTGCACGGTGCCCTGGCCGCCCGAGCAGAAGGTCAGGTTGCCGGACGCCTTGGCGGCTGCCGCGATCAACTCCTGCAGCGTGTTGTAGGGCGAATTCTTGGGCACCACGACCAGCATGGGCGTCACGCCCACCAGCGCCACCGGCTGCAGGTCTTTGGCGGCATCGAAAGGTAGCTTCTGCAGATGGGGGTTGATGGACAGCGGCGTCGCGTCGTACAGCACCGTGTAGCCGTCCGCAGGCGCCTGCGCCACCGATGCCGCGCCGATGACGCCGCTAGCGCCCGCCTTGTTCAGAACGACGACGGACACCTTGAGCCGTGTCCCCAGGTGCTGGGCAAGCACCCGGGCCAGGGCATCGGCCGTTCCGCCCGGCGCGTAGGGCACCACCAGCGTGATCGGCTTGTTCGGCCAGGTCGATTGTGCGGTGGCGGGAATCGCGGTGAACGCCGCCAGCGCAGCGGCCAGCACGTTGAAATTGCGACGGTTCATGACGTGTTGTCTCCTTTGGAATTGAAACGGGCTGGAATCAGGCCGTGGCCGTGCGGTTCAGCACCGCCAGCGCATTGCGCGCCGCACCCAGGCCCATGTTCACGTAGGCGTCGCTGGTCACGCCACCGATGTGCGGGCTCAGGATGAAGCCGCTCTGGTGCTGGAACGGGTGGCCTGCGGCCATGGGCTCGACGGCGAAACTGTCCAGCCCGGCCATGCGCACCTGGCCGCTGTGCACGGCGGCAAGCAGTGCTGCCTCGTCGATCAGGCCGCCGCGCGCGGTGTTCACCACGATCACGCCCTTTTTGCAGCGCGCCAGCGTGTCGGCGTCCAGCAGGTCACGGTTGTCATCGGTCAACGGGCAGTGCAGCGAAATCGCGTCGCTCTCGCGCCAGATGGTTTCCAGGTCGGCGGCCTGCACGAAGTCCGGCAGGTTCTTGGCGAACGGGTCGAAGCCGAGCACGCGCATGCCCAAGGCGTCGGCCATCTTCGCGAAGCGCAGGCCGATGGCGCCCAGGCCGACGAGGCCGATGGTGCGGCCGCCGAGTTCCACGCTCTTGTGCGTGGCCTTGTCCCAGTGGCCGGCGTGCATGCGTTCGTTGAGCTGCGGCACCGATTTGGCGCAGGCCAGCAGCAGCGCCAGCGCCTGCTCGGCCACGGCGGCGGCGTTGGCGCCCACGGCGGCCACCACCTCGATGCCGCGCGCCTGGGCCGCTGCCTTGTCGATGGTGTCGGTGCCGCTGCCATGCTTGGAGATCACCTTGAGCGACGGCGCCGCGTCCATGGCCGCCGCGCCCACCTTGCTGTAGCGCACGATGATGGCCACGGGGTTGTGCCGGCGGCACAGGGCGACTACTTCGTCCTCCGTGGGCGTCTTGCCGGCATAGACGATGTCGTAATCGACGAGCAGCGCCAGCGCCTGCGGGGCGAGGTCGGCCGCCGTGACGAGGATGGCGGCGCGGCTCACAGCGTTTCTCCTTCTTTCAGCACGCCGGCGGCGCGCAGCGCGGCGGGCAGCCACTTGGCAGCCGTGTCGCCGCGGGCTATTGATTCGATGCGCGCGGCCTCGTCGGCCACCTTCTTCACGGCCAGGGCCAGCATGGCGGGCGCCTTGGCGCGTTCGATCACCACTACGCCATCGGCATCGCCCACCACCAGGTCGCCGGGGTGCACCATGGCACCGCCGCAGGCGATGGGGTGGTTCACGCGGCCGGGCACGAACTTGGTCGGCCCCGCCGGGTTGAAGCCGGCGCTGAAGACGGGGAAGTCCAGCTCCAGCAGTTCCAGCTTGTCGCGGATGCAGCCGTCCACGATCACGCCCGCCAGGCCGCGCTTCTTGCAGGCGCTGAGCATCAGCGTGCCCATGAGGGCCGCCGTCTGGTCGCCCTTGCCGTCGATCACCAGGATGTCGCCCGGCTGCGCCAGCGCGATGGCAGCGTGGATCATCAGGTTGTCGCCGGGGCGCACCTCGACGGTGAAGGCCGGGCCGGCGAGCCGCATGCGTTCATGCACCGGCGCCACGCGGGCGTGCATGGTGCCGCGGCGGCCCGCCACGTCGGCGAGGATGGCGGCCTGGAAGGTGGCGGCCTGTTGCACGACGTCGGGGCTGACGCGCTCGATGGTGCGGATCACTTCGGGGAGTTGGTTCATGGAAATCTCGGCAGTGAAGGTAAAACGGTGCGACACAACCGCCACCACGCAGGATGCAGGTGGCCGTGCCGCATGGAACGGATCAGGAAATGAGCGCTTCAGTCCAAGCTAACGCCCGAGGCCTTGACGGTCTTGGCCCAGCGCGGCAGTTCGGCGCGCAGCAGCTGGTCGAACTTCTCGGTGCTGCCGCCCAGCACCTCGCCACCCTCTGAGCGCAGCTTCTCGGCCACGTCGGGTTGCTGCAGCGCCAGGTTGATGGCCTTGTTCAACTGCTGCACGATGGCCGCAGGGGTACCGGCAGGCGCCAGCAGGCCGAACCAGGTGACGGACTCGAAACCCTTGTAACCCGATTCCTCCAGCGTGGGGGTGCCGGGCAGCTGATCCGAGCGCTTGGCCGAGGTCAGCACGATGGCGCGCAGCTTGCCGTTGCGCACCTGGCCCAGCAGCGTGGGAACGGAGGACATGTACAGGTCGATCTGGCCGCCCACCAGGTCCGTCATGGCCTGGGCCGCGCCCTTGTAGGGCACATGGCGCAGCTGGATGCCGGCGGCGTTCTCGACCAACTCGCCCGACAGGTGGGCCACCGTGCCGTTGCCGGAATAGCCCAGCGTGATGCCGTCGGGGTTGGCCTTGGCGGCGGCCACGACGTCGGCAAAGCTCTTGTAGGGCGAGCCCGCCGGCGCGGCCATGACGATGGGCGAGGACGACAGCAGCGCCACCGGCACCAGGTCCTTCAGCGGGTTGTAGGGCAGCTTGGGGTAGAGCGAGGGGTTGATCGCCAGGTTGCTGGTCTGGCCCACGACCAGGGTGTAGCCATCGGGGGCTGCCTTGGCCGCCGCGTCCACGCCCAGATTGCCGCCGGCGCCGGGGCGGTTGTCCACGACGATGGTCCAGCGATTCTGGTCGGTGAGCTTTTGCGCCACCGTGCGCGCGATCATGTCCGTGCCGCCCCCCGGGGGGAAGGGCACGATCAGGCGGATGGGCTTGGCCGGGTAGGCGGTCTGCGCCATTGCGCCGGTCGCGGGCACGGCGGCCGCGAGCAGGCCAAGAAACGTCGCACCCAGGGATGCGGTCAGGGAAAAGCGTCGAGAGAAGGCCATGGGTTTGTCTCCGTGTAAGTGATGAACCGCTGCCGGCAGACAGGCGCAGGCATCGGGACGCAACTTTAAGAAAGCGTTTCAACCTATACAATAGAGTTGCGCACAACGAAACATATCCCACGGTAAGCAACATGAGTCGTCCCGCTAATCCCCCCCTCTCCGCCGATGAATCAACGCCTGCG
Protein-coding regions in this window:
- a CDS encoding tripartite tricarboxylate transporter substrate binding protein, which codes for MAFSRRFSLTASLGATFLGLLAAAVPATGAMAQTAYPAKPIRLIVPFPPGGGTDMIARTVAQKLTDQNRWTIVVDNRPGAGGNLGVDAAAKAAPDGYTLVVGQTSNLAINPSLYPKLPYNPLKDLVPVALLSSSPIVMAAPAGSPYKSFADVVAAAKANPDGITLGYSGNGTVAHLSGELVENAAGIQLRHVPYKGAAQAMTDLVGGQIDLYMSSVPTLLGQVRNGKLRAIVLTSAKRSDQLPGTPTLEESGYKGFESVTWFGLLAPAGTPAAIVQQLNKAINLALQQPDVAEKLRSEGGEVLGGSTEKFDQLLRAELPRWAKTVKASGVSLD